Proteins encoded by one window of Mariniplasma anaerobium:
- a CDS encoding GNAT family N-acetyltransferase, translated as MSITLLQEKDINFALTFLNKNINQYDLLYKPFDLETFVSSFFSISSLYHTITLIYKDKDQIIGLASASYIPKQNKAYITFLMVDINHQKKGIGSSLLHKLETILSATNQNISSLDIVFFNPVHLKWHMPFNDLIEHPNAPGIDRDSYASKFFTKYGYEEFAIQNIYYRNLKDYTQSEYTLRKLNNLLVKEIEITFYDAHKHYGFDQLFDSLHSKTWEFEIKSAIEKQKLPVLVAVKNDLIIGFAGPLYVESNMRGYFAGIGIHAEYRNLGIGSLLFSKLCLNLKLLGAHYMTLFTGDNNPARKIYEQEGFVIQKTWSNLRKYIK; from the coding sequence ATGTCAATCACTCTTTTACAAGAAAAAGATATAAACTTTGCATTAACATTTTTAAATAAAAATATAAATCAATATGATTTACTATATAAACCTTTTGATTTAGAGACATTTGTTTCAAGTTTCTTTTCTATTAGTTCTTTATATCATACAATAACACTTATTTATAAGGATAAAGATCAAATCATTGGTCTTGCGAGTGCTTCGTATATACCAAAACAAAATAAAGCTTATATAACTTTTCTAATGGTTGACATAAATCATCAAAAAAAAGGAATTGGAAGTTCATTATTACATAAACTTGAAACTATATTGAGTGCGACAAATCAAAATATTTCTAGCTTAGATATCGTTTTTTTTAACCCTGTTCATCTAAAGTGGCATATGCCGTTTAATGACCTAATAGAGCATCCTAATGCGCCTGGCATCGATAGAGATAGCTATGCATCTAAGTTTTTTACAAAATATGGATATGAAGAATTTGCAATTCAAAATATATATTATAGGAATTTAAAAGATTATACTCAATCAGAATATACACTACGTAAACTTAATAACTTACTGGTAAAAGAAATTGAAATCACTTTTTATGATGCACATAAACATTATGGATTTGATCAACTCTTCGATTCTTTACACAGCAAAACATGGGAATTTGAAATTAAATCAGCTATTGAAAAACAAAAACTTCCAGTTTTAGTTGCCGTTAAAAACGATTTAATCATTGGGTTTGCAGGTCCACTTTATGTAGAAAGCAACATGAGAGGATATTTTGCTGGTATTGGTATACATGCTGAATATCGAAATCTTGGTATAGGTTCATTGCTTTTTTCTAAACTCTGTTTGAATTTAAAACTACTTGGTGCACATTATATGACACTTTTTACTGGAGATAATAATCCAGCAAGAAAAATATATGAACAAGAAGGTTTTGTTATTCAAAAAACTTGGTCAAATTTAAGAAAATATATAAAATAA
- a CDS encoding endonuclease/exonuclease/phosphatase family protein, producing the protein MKIIKILSKVVLALIVIAGIFVGTLTVFEYRPDDLETVQISNNQEETINLDQIYQIMTFNIGYAGLGEDEDFVMDGGQKGRADSLSVVEDYFEGIKGILNDYPSDFYLLQEVDHKARRSYNLNEVDGIKESLGDMYSSQYALNFKSIFVPFPLSLTDYIGSVESGIQTLTKYDVSDSERHQFPGAFSWPLRVANLKRAMMVSSFEINGSDKELIIVNLHMSAYDSDGSLRDQEMAYLKAFLEEQKQLGNYVVVGGDFNQTFPEAANLYPVNSDFYEAYTIEDEFIPNGYRFEVDLSEPTCRLLNQPYDKDSENTQYYLIDGFIVSDNIELTQVEPLTAYNVMTINHEFLYSDHNPVVMKFKLID; encoded by the coding sequence ATGAAAATTATAAAAATATTATCAAAAGTTGTACTTGCATTAATAGTGATTGCGGGTATATTTGTAGGGACTTTAACTGTATTTGAATATAGACCTGATGATTTAGAAACAGTTCAAATATCAAATAATCAAGAAGAAACAATTAATTTAGATCAGATATACCAAATCATGACGTTTAATATAGGTTATGCAGGATTAGGTGAAGATGAAGATTTTGTGATGGATGGTGGTCAAAAAGGTAGAGCAGATTCTTTAAGTGTAGTCGAAGATTATTTTGAGGGCATTAAAGGCATTTTAAATGATTATCCTTCAGATTTTTATTTACTTCAAGAAGTTGATCATAAAGCTAGAAGAAGTTATAATTTAAATGAAGTAGATGGTATAAAAGAATCTTTAGGTGACATGTATTCAAGTCAATATGCACTTAACTTTAAATCAATATTCGTTCCATTTCCATTATCTTTAACAGACTATATAGGATCTGTTGAAAGTGGCATACAAACATTAACTAAATATGATGTATCTGATAGTGAACGTCATCAATTTCCAGGAGCATTTAGTTGGCCTTTAAGAGTTGCTAACTTAAAACGAGCAATGATGGTTTCATCATTTGAAATTAATGGTAGTGATAAAGAACTTATTATTGTAAATCTGCATATGTCAGCTTATGATAGTGATGGATCTTTAAGAGATCAAGAAATGGCATATTTAAAAGCATTTTTAGAAGAACAAAAGCAATTGGGTAATTATGTTGTAGTGGGTGGAGATTTTAACCAAACTTTTCCAGAGGCAGCCAATTTATATCCAGTTAACTCTGATTTTTATGAAGCATATACGATTGAAGATGAATTTATACCTAATGGATATCGATTTGAAGTTGATTTAAGCGAGCCAACATGTAGACTTTTAAATCAACCTTATGACAAAGATTCAGAAAATACACAATATTATTTAATTGATGGATTTATCGTTTCAGATAATATTGAACTAACACAAGTAGAACCATTAACAGCATATAATGTCATGACGATTAATCATGAATTCTTATATAGTGATCACAATCCTGTTGTGATGAAATTTAAGCTGATAGATTAA
- a CDS encoding MASE3 domain-containing protein, producing MKKSYGLLILSIFFILIFYILSLINYDLFHLINETIMLIIAISIFIIGSLSQELNKSSRMKMASYIIILSSSVIFLHALTYKGMNLIDGIDSNLPTQLWIIANYILSLGLLFIVININKEVKTNLLIFIFIGLSAFFVILAFVGLFPNCYIEGSGLTQFKKVSEVIIIFIYAFIVFLIYLRKKLFETEVFINLILVFCFLILGEFVFIFYVDVYGILNFSGHIFRLIAFLILFNFIYKWSVKKPIDSLLLELEEDETEILNAQKDTKRVSEIFKNSIMNAPVPIMIHVEDGTVLNISDTFTRLTNYTKENIKTASEWTEKAYGKNKDEVIDFITMLYKYPEARHEGEFEVTTKDGRKLIWKFNSGVIGKLSDGKAVAMSVAIDITDRIAEENKIIYMSTHDYLTDLYNRRFFSEQYKKMDHIDFYPLGVMMLDINGLKIINDAFGHKSGDSALKKVANILKSSFRKSDIIARLGGDEFAVILPNITAPELELLKDSLKNKLSNEKIENIVLSVATGYEIKNSGVIMDADEILKFAENHMYRHKVTEGKSVRNHAINAILKTLTDKYDNERIHSQRVSNLCKCIGEGLGIKNEDLKELELAGLYHDIGKISIPDAILNKPGRLTKEEFDVIKTHPEISYQILRAADEYSDLAIHALHHHERWDGNGYPSGLKGENIPLFSRIICVADSFEAMTALRPYKDKMSVEDAIDEIIRCSGTQFDPKIADAFIKTCKLDS from the coding sequence ATGAAAAAATCTTATGGACTATTAATTCTATCTATTTTTTTTATACTCATTTTTTACATTCTTAGTTTAATAAACTATGATTTATTTCATTTAATAAATGAAACAATTATGTTAATAATTGCTATTTCAATTTTTATAATTGGTAGTTTATCACAAGAACTAAACAAAAGTTCTCGTATGAAAATGGCTAGTTATATAATTATACTATCATCTTCAGTTATATTTTTACATGCACTGACATATAAAGGTATGAATTTGATTGATGGTATCGATTCTAATTTACCAACGCAATTGTGGATTATTGCAAATTATATATTATCACTTGGGCTCTTATTTATCGTTATAAATATTAATAAAGAGGTAAAAACTAATCTCTTGATATTTATATTTATTGGATTAAGTGCTTTTTTTGTTATACTTGCTTTTGTTGGATTATTTCCGAATTGCTATATTGAAGGATCAGGGTTAACACAGTTTAAAAAGGTTTCAGAAGTTATCATTATTTTTATATATGCATTTATAGTGTTTTTGATATATCTTAGAAAAAAATTATTTGAAACTGAAGTGTTTATCAATCTAATATTAGTTTTTTGCTTTCTTATATTAGGGGAATTTGTTTTTATCTTTTATGTAGATGTTTATGGGATATTAAATTTCAGTGGCCATATTTTTAGATTGATTGCATTTCTCATATTATTTAATTTCATCTATAAATGGAGTGTTAAAAAACCAATTGATAGTCTATTACTAGAATTGGAAGAAGATGAAACAGAAATATTAAATGCGCAAAAAGATACCAAAAGAGTTTCAGAAATATTCAAAAATAGCATTATGAACGCACCTGTTCCAATAATGATACATGTTGAAGATGGAACCGTATTAAACATAAGTGATACCTTTACAAGATTAACGAACTATACAAAAGAAAATATAAAAACCGCTTCTGAATGGACTGAAAAAGCCTATGGTAAAAATAAAGATGAAGTAATCGATTTTATTACTATGCTATATAAATATCCAGAAGCTAGACATGAAGGTGAATTTGAAGTAACTACAAAGGATGGAAGAAAACTTATCTGGAAATTTAATTCTGGAGTTATTGGCAAGTTATCTGATGGTAAAGCTGTTGCTATGAGTGTTGCTATAGATATAACTGATAGAATTGCTGAAGAGAATAAGATTATATATATGAGTACTCATGATTATTTAACTGATCTTTATAATCGTAGATTTTTTAGTGAGCAATATAAAAAAATGGATCATATAGACTTTTATCCTCTTGGTGTGATGATGCTTGATATTAATGGATTAAAGATTATTAATGATGCTTTTGGTCACAAAAGTGGAGATAGTGCTCTAAAAAAAGTTGCGAATATCTTGAAGAGCTCATTTAGAAAATCAGATATTATTGCAAGATTAGGTGGAGATGAATTTGCAGTTATTTTACCAAATATAACAGCTCCTGAGCTTGAATTGCTAAAAGATAGTCTTAAGAATAAATTATCTAATGAAAAAATAGAAAACATCGTTTTATCAGTTGCAACTGGATATGAAATTAAAAATTCTGGAGTTATAATGGATGCAGATGAAATCTTAAAATTTGCTGAAAATCATATGTATCGACATAAAGTTACTGAAGGCAAGAGTGTTAGAAATCATGCAATTAATGCTATTTTAAAAACTTTAACAGATAAATATGATAATGAAAGAATTCATTCACAAAGAGTAAGTAATTTATGCAAATGTATTGGTGAAGGATTAGGCATTAAAAACGAAGATTTAAAAGAATTAGAACTTGCAGGTTTATATCATGATATTGGCAAAATCTCAATACCCGATGCTATTTTAAATAAGCCTGGAAGATTAACAAAAGAAGAATTTGATGTTATAAAAACACACCCAGAAATATCTTATCAAATACTTAGAGCTGCTGATGAATATTCTGATCTCGCTATTCATGCACTACACCATCATGAGAGATGGGATGGCAATGGTTATCCTAGTGGATTAAAAGGAGAAAATATTCCATTGTTTTCTAGAATTATTTGTGTTGCAGATTCATTTGAAGCAATGACTGCCTTAAGACCTTATAAAGATAAAATGTCTGTTGAAGATGCAATTGATGAAATTATTAGATGTTCTGGTACACAGTTTGATCCGAAAATTGCAGATGCATTTATTAAAACATGTAAATTAGATTCTTAA
- a CDS encoding pseudouridine synthase: MGTRINKYLSEVGYCSRRGADRLIEQSKVKINGKIASLGDQVENNDQVSVNGVDIKPHNDFVYIALNKPLGITSTTDRNIKGNIVDFMKYPRRIFHIGRLDKDSEGLILMTNDGDIVNEILRSENAHEKEYIVVVDHVLTSDFANKMASGVPILNTITKPCLVEKLGSKEFKIILTEGMNRQIRRMCEYFGYNVVSLKRVRIMNIKLDVPVGKYRELTQNEMKTLMQLLKK, from the coding sequence ATGGGAACTCGAATTAATAAATATTTAAGCGAAGTAGGCTATTGTTCAAGAAGAGGAGCTGATCGCTTAATAGAACAATCTAAAGTGAAAATAAATGGCAAAATAGCTTCACTTGGAGATCAAGTTGAAAATAATGATCAAGTCAGTGTTAATGGCGTAGATATAAAACCTCATAATGATTTTGTATATATTGCTTTAAATAAACCTTTAGGTATCACATCAACAACAGATAGAAATATAAAAGGCAATATTGTGGATTTCATGAAATATCCTAGACGAATATTTCATATTGGAAGATTAGATAAAGACTCTGAAGGTCTTATATTAATGACTAATGATGGAGATATTGTTAATGAAATACTAAGATCAGAAAATGCGCATGAAAAGGAATATATTGTTGTTGTTGATCATGTACTAACAAGCGATTTTGCAAATAAAATGGCTTCTGGTGTACCAATTTTAAATACAATAACAAAGCCTTGTCTTGTTGAAAAATTAGGTTCAAAAGAATTTAAAATTATCTTAACAGAAGGTATGAATAGACAAATTAGAAGAATGTGTGAATATTTTGGATATAATGTAGTGTCTTTAAAAAGAGTCCGTATAATGAATATTAAGTTAGATGTTCCTGTTGGAAAATATAGAGAACTTACGCAAAACGAAATGAAAACCCTAATGCAATTATTAAAAAAATAA
- a CDS encoding FprA family A-type flavoprotein, whose protein sequence is MDAVLIKENVYWVGVIDWNLRDFHGYSTSRGGTYNAYLIIDEKITLIDNVYAPFANEMISKIKSVIDPSKIDIIISNHSEPDHSGSIQEILKYATHAKIYASGPAGVRSMMGTYHDIEVLPVKTNETLNIGKRTLQFIQTPLVHWPDNMVTYSEYDKILFSNDMFGQHIASFNRYDDQYELCILIEELKKYYVNIVLPYGAQTQRALNAVKDLDIELICTSHGAILKKYIKEAIDAYQKMSTYQKENKAVVVYDTMWGSTEKMALEVAEAFEQSGIETLVRNVRKNPQSDLIYDLMDAKYIAVGSPTLNNNMMSSIASFFCYLRGLNPRDLNFVVFGSYGWGGQGVTHADRDLEEMGHHRLCKPIRIQYSPSDERRAELKEEIKKAIKEFQDKE, encoded by the coding sequence ATGGATGCAGTTTTAATTAAAGAAAATGTTTATTGGGTAGGAGTAATCGATTGGAATTTAAGAGATTTTCATGGATATTCAACAAGTAGAGGGGGCACTTATAATGCATATCTTATTATTGATGAAAAAATCACATTAATAGATAACGTATATGCGCCTTTTGCAAATGAAATGATCTCTAAAATCAAGTCAGTCATTGATCCATCTAAAATTGATATTATCATTTCAAATCATAGTGAACCTGATCACAGTGGAAGTATTCAAGAAATTCTTAAATACGCAACACATGCTAAAATTTATGCATCGGGTCCTGCAGGTGTTCGTTCAATGATGGGAACATATCATGATATTGAAGTTTTACCAGTCAAAACTAATGAAACTCTAAATATAGGGAAAAGAACTTTGCAATTTATTCAAACACCTTTAGTTCATTGGCCAGATAATATGGTTACATATAGTGAATATGATAAGATATTATTCTCAAATGATATGTTTGGACAACACATTGCATCATTTAACAGATATGATGATCAATATGAATTATGTATTTTAATCGAAGAATTAAAGAAATATTATGTCAATATAGTATTGCCATATGGTGCACAAACACAAAGAGCATTAAATGCAGTTAAAGATCTTGATATTGAACTTATTTGTACAAGTCATGGTGCAATATTGAAAAAATATATTAAAGAAGCAATTGATGCTTATCAAAAGATGAGCACATATCAAAAAGAAAATAAAGCTGTTGTTGTATATGACACAATGTGGGGATCAACTGAAAAAATGGCTTTAGAGGTTGCTGAAGCTTTTGAACAATCTGGCATTGAAACATTAGTTCGTAATGTAAGAAAGAATCCTCAATCAGATTTAATTTACGATTTAATGGATGCTAAATATATCGCAGTTGGTTCACCAACTCTAAATAATAATATGATGTCATCAATTGCAAGTTTCTTTTGTTATTTAAGAGGACTTAATCCAAGAGATTTAAATTTTGTTGTTTTTGGTAGTTATGGATGGGGTGGCCAAGGAGTAACACACGCTGATAGAGATCTTGAAGAGATGGGGCATCATAGATTATGCAAACCTATTCGTATCCAATATAGTCCTTCAGATGAACGAAGAGCAGAATTAAAAGAAGAAATAAAGAAGGCAATTAAAGAATTTCAAGATAAAGAATAA
- the rsmH gene encoding 16S rRNA (cytosine(1402)-N(4))-methyltransferase RsmH: protein MDNSDKKHQRRPRYKGTHPKTFDAKYKELQPDKYAETIEKVMQKGNTPAGMHRPICVDEILDFLNPKPGQTGLDATLGYGGHTLEILKKIAPSGHLYAIDQDPIELERTKERLFNLGYNEDILSIRNINFSDIDYLILDSGPFDFVLADLGVSSMQIDNPERGFSFKTEGPLDLRMNPNKGVSAALRLRELSKDEIVGMLIENSDEPHAEKIAEAIISEYRKGNMIETTTQLYNTIQKALSFLHKDRKDDEIKKSSQRTFQALRIDVNHEFESLYDFLEKLPESLKSGGRIAILSFHSGEDRLVKKSFQLNYRQGVYKEISEGPIRPSMEEQSSNSRSRSAKLRWAIKA, encoded by the coding sequence ATGGATAATTCAGATAAAAAACATCAAAGAAGACCACGTTATAAAGGGACTCATCCTAAAACATTTGATGCTAAATATAAAGAACTTCAACCAGACAAATATGCTGAAACTATAGAAAAAGTGATGCAAAAAGGAAACACTCCTGCTGGTATGCATCGTCCGATATGTGTCGATGAAATTCTAGATTTTTTAAATCCTAAACCTGGACAAACTGGACTAGATGCAACACTTGGCTATGGAGGACACACTTTAGAGATACTCAAGAAAATCGCTCCAAGTGGCCATCTCTATGCTATAGATCAAGATCCTATTGAATTAGAACGTACAAAAGAACGACTCTTCAATCTTGGTTACAATGAAGATATATTATCTATAAGAAATATCAATTTCTCTGATATTGATTATCTCATTTTGGATTCAGGACCATTTGATTTTGTATTAGCAGATTTAGGTGTTTCATCCATGCAAATTGATAATCCCGAAAGAGGATTTTCATTTAAAACTGAAGGTCCACTTGATTTAAGAATGAATCCAAACAAAGGTGTGTCTGCAGCCCTACGTTTAAGAGAACTTTCAAAAGATGAAATTGTAGGTATGCTTATAGAAAATTCTGATGAACCTCACGCAGAAAAAATTGCTGAAGCGATCATTTCTGAATATCGAAAAGGCAATATGATAGAAACAACAACTCAACTATATAACACTATACAAAAAGCCTTATCATTTTTACACAAAGATCGTAAAGATGATGAGATAAAGAAATCTTCTCAAAGAACGTTTCAAGCCCTTAGAATAGATGTAAATCATGAGTTTGAATCTTTATATGACTTTTTAGAAAAATTGCCAGAATCACTTAAATCTGGAGGGCGTATTGCTATTTTATCATTTCATTCTGGAGAAGATAGATTAGTTAAAAAATCTTTCCAACTCAATTATAGACAAGGTGTCTATAAAGAAATATCAGAAGGTCCAATAAGACCATCTATGGAAGAACAAAGTTCTAATAGTCGATCAAGATCAGCAAAACTTAGATGGGCCATAAAAGCATAA
- a CDS encoding NADH-dependent [FeFe] hydrogenase, group A6 has translation MNMVNLTINNVKVSVKEDTSILQAAKQYSMNIPTLCYYEDLNIKSDCRVCVVEIDGKKGLTSACSTPVREGMVVNTNSPRVLNARKTIVELILSNHDTNCTTCVKNMKCELQSLARNLGIDENRFPSVFEKCDIDDNNPAIVRNPNLCIKCGRCVDVCNNVQGTSVLAILGRGHETRVSAVFDEDLNDDFCTFCGQCASVCPVGAITEKDDTDLVWHALTDPKKHVIVQVAPAVRVSLGEEVNQAIGTIVTGKMVTAMKILGFDQVFDTDFTADLTIIEEGNELIQRVTNGGILPMMTSCCPGWISYAEQRYPDILDHISSCKSPQQMFGALAKSYYPQKAGLDPKDVFVVSVMPCTAKKYEAKREEMSVDENSPDIDVVLTTRELGKMIKQMGINFENLKETPFDSPFGITTGAAAIFGATGGVMEAAIRTVYEVVNKKPLESLDFKELRGLEGIKEAEVNLGGSMVKVAVAHTLSMAKVLCDQVREGTSPYAFIEIMTCPGGCIGGGGQPYGTTNKVRQERIDSTYRLDASMTLRKSHENPEVIALYKDFLKEPLGELSHHLLHTHYSDRKNK, from the coding sequence ATGAACATGGTAAATTTAACAATAAACAATGTAAAAGTTTCAGTTAAGGAAGATACTTCTATTTTACAAGCAGCAAAACAATATAGTATGAACATTCCTACTTTATGTTACTATGAAGATTTAAATATTAAATCTGATTGTCGTGTTTGTGTTGTTGAAATTGATGGCAAAAAAGGGTTAACTTCAGCTTGTTCTACTCCTGTTCGTGAAGGTATGGTTGTAAATACCAATTCACCTAGAGTATTAAATGCACGTAAAACAATAGTTGAACTCATCTTATCAAATCATGATACAAACTGTACAACATGCGTTAAAAATATGAAGTGTGAACTTCAAAGTTTAGCTAGAAATTTAGGAATTGATGAAAATAGATTTCCTAGTGTTTTTGAAAAATGCGACATTGATGATAACAATCCAGCTATTGTTAGAAATCCTAATTTATGTATTAAATGCGGACGATGTGTTGATGTCTGTAATAATGTCCAAGGCACTAGTGTTCTAGCCATATTAGGTAGGGGACATGAAACTAGAGTCTCTGCTGTGTTTGATGAAGATTTAAACGATGATTTTTGTACGTTTTGTGGGCAATGCGCAAGCGTATGTCCTGTTGGAGCAATCACAGAAAAAGATGATACAGATTTAGTCTGGCATGCATTAACAGATCCTAAGAAACATGTTATCGTACAAGTTGCACCTGCTGTTCGTGTTTCATTAGGTGAAGAAGTTAATCAAGCAATAGGTACAATCGTTACCGGTAAGATGGTAACCGCTATGAAAATATTAGGTTTTGATCAAGTATTTGATACAGATTTTACTGCTGATTTAACCATTATTGAAGAAGGCAATGAATTAATTCAACGTGTAACTAATGGTGGCATACTTCCAATGATGACATCATGCTGTCCTGGTTGGATTAGTTATGCTGAGCAAAGATATCCAGATATTCTAGATCATATCTCATCATGTAAGTCACCTCAACAAATGTTTGGTGCACTTGCTAAATCTTATTATCCTCAAAAAGCAGGATTAGACCCTAAAGATGTGTTTGTCGTTTCTGTTATGCCTTGTACTGCTAAAAAATATGAAGCAAAACGTGAAGAAATGAGTGTTGATGAAAATAGTCCTGATATCGATGTTGTTTTAACAACACGTGAGTTAGGTAAAATGATTAAGCAAATGGGTATTAATTTTGAAAACTTAAAAGAAACTCCATTTGATTCACCATTTGGTATCACAACTGGAGCTGCAGCTATCTTTGGAGCAACCGGTGGCGTTATGGAAGCTGCTATTAGAACAGTTTATGAAGTCGTTAATAAGAAACCTTTAGAAAGCCTTGATTTCAAAGAATTAAGGGGTTTAGAAGGCATTAAAGAAGCTGAAGTTAATTTAGGTGGTTCAATGGTTAAAGTAGCTGTTGCACACACGCTATCTATGGCTAAAGTCTTATGTGATCAAGTCAGAGAAGGAACATCTCCTTATGCGTTCATCGAAATCATGACTTGTCCAGGTGGATGTATTGGTGGTGGCGGACAACCTTATGGAACAACTAATAAAGTTCGTCAAGAAAGAATTGATTCAACATATCGTCTTGATGCCAGTATGACTCTACGTAAATCACATGAAAATCCAGAGGTTATTGCACTTTATAAAGATTTTTTGAAAGAGCCTCTTGGAGAATTATCACATCATTTACTTCATACGCATTATAGTGATCGTAAAAATAAATAA
- a CDS encoding complex I 51 kDa subunit family protein encodes MKEMKLVSKRFGKINPLSIDEYINFDGYKNLKKALKMEKTSIIEEVEKAYLRGRGGAGFPTAIKMMGLAKETNKEKFIICNADEGEPGNFKDRYLMENDPHQVLEGMLIVAYATGATKGYIYVRGEYQKSISLLKWSIDEAKKNGYLGKNILGSKFNFDIEVRSGAGSYVCGEEFALIESLEGKPGRTRVKPPFPTSVGLHNKPTLINNVETFSTIPSLIEMGGLEFAKIGTPSSTGTKLISLSGNVKHKGVFEIPYGVPIRDVIYKLGGGIEKDRKIKMVQLGGACGPIIPDYMLDMIIDYERFEEFESKTGAGAIIVMDERFDLFDILLKVVRFFQHESCGKCTPCREGHIQLANLIIKFIERKATVKDIISLESLARVIHQASLCGLGQTSPTAIISSLRYFRDDYIDRIEHPQKG; translated from the coding sequence ATGAAAGAGATGAAATTGGTATCTAAAAGATTTGGAAAGATTAATCCTTTATCCATTGATGAATATATTAATTTTGATGGGTATAAAAACTTAAAGAAAGCTTTAAAAATGGAAAAAACTTCAATTATAGAGGAAGTTGAAAAAGCTTACTTACGTGGTCGAGGTGGAGCAGGGTTCCCTACAGCAATTAAAATGATGGGTCTAGCTAAAGAAACAAATAAAGAAAAATTCATCATTTGTAATGCTGATGAAGGTGAACCTGGTAATTTTAAAGACCGTTACTTAATGGAAAACGATCCACATCAAGTTTTAGAAGGTATGCTTATTGTTGCTTATGCAACTGGAGCTACTAAAGGTTATATTTATGTTCGTGGCGAATATCAAAAATCGATTAGCCTTTTAAAATGGTCTATTGATGAAGCTAAAAAAAATGGTTATTTAGGTAAAAACATACTAGGATCTAAATTTAATTTTGATATAGAAGTTAGATCTGGTGCAGGTTCATATGTTTGTGGTGAAGAATTTGCTTTAATCGAATCTCTTGAAGGTAAACCAGGTAGAACTAGAGTTAAACCTCCATTTCCTACTTCTGTTGGATTGCATAATAAGCCAACTTTAATTAATAATGTTGAAACATTTTCAACAATACCTTCACTTATTGAAATGGGTGGATTAGAATTTGCTAAAATTGGTACACCTTCTTCAACTGGAACAAAATTAATCTCTTTATCTGGTAATGTTAAACATAAAGGCGTTTTTGAAATACCTTATGGTGTCCCTATTCGTGATGTCATCTATAAACTAGGTGGCGGCATTGAAAAAGATCGTAAAATTAAAATGGTTCAATTGGGTGGAGCTTGTGGTCCAATTATTCCTGATTATATGCTTGATATGATTATTGATTATGAACGCTTTGAAGAGTTTGAATCAAAAACTGGTGCAGGAGCAATCATTGTCATGGATGAAAGATTTGATTTGTTTGATATTCTGCTCAAAGTAGTTCGCTTCTTCCAACATGAATCATGTGGTAAATGTACACCATGTCGAGAAGGTCACATTCAATTAGCAAATTTGATTATTAAATTTATTGAAAGAAAAGCAACTGTCAAAGATATTATTTCTTTAGAATCTCTAGCTCGTGTGATTCACCAAGCTTCCCTTTGTGGTCTTGGTCAAACATCACCTACAGCTATTATTTCATCACTTAGATATTTTAGAGACGATTATATCGATCGTATTGAACATCCACAGAAAGGATAA
- a CDS encoding NADH-quinone oxidoreductase subunit NuoE family protein — MLKELLEKYEKKEDLLLEILLECQVVKSDHFISKDDIKEIADYLSIPESKVCSVLSFYTFFSDKPRGKYIIQVCKDIPCYISSDVNVLNIIEKELGIRVNETTSNKQFTLEYTSCLGCCEAGPVMRINDKIYTHLTADKIKAILSEYRVYM, encoded by the coding sequence ATGTTAAAAGAATTATTAGAAAAATACGAAAAGAAAGAAGATCTTCTACTTGAAATTCTATTAGAATGTCAAGTCGTAAAAAGTGATCATTTCATATCAAAAGATGATATTAAAGAGATTGCTGATTATCTAAGCATACCTGAAAGTAAGGTATGTAGTGTTTTGTCATTTTATACATTCTTTTCAGACAAACCACGAGGAAAATACATCATTCAAGTATGCAAGGATATCCCTTGCTATATAAGTTCAGATGTAAATGTTTTAAATATTATAGAAAAGGAACTTGGAATTCGTGTTAATGAGACAACTTCAAATAAACAGTTTACTTTAGAGTATACAAGCTGTTTGGGATGTTGTGAAGCTGGACCTGTGATGAGAATTAACGATAAGATTTATACGCATCTAACAGCTGATAAAATTAAAGCGATTTTATCTGAGTATCGGGTGTACATGTAA